In Zingiber officinale cultivar Zhangliang chromosome 1A, Zo_v1.1, whole genome shotgun sequence, a genomic segment contains:
- the LOC122005028 gene encoding uncharacterized protein LOC122005028 — translation MEYDAEFNRLAEHCPHLVAQDSNRLDQFTQGLTAYICVKMSGFTPSTYLEALDRALVIEMTQLSVHRMHGLAVSLPSGDILNISQEIKECPLEFKSQTLMVDLQVLDMLEFDIILGMDWLAKYYTTVDCSVRVVTFRPPGQPSWVFMGTKDDGISIISTLQARRLLFQGCQEYLLSMIKVDQDHTSQPSDIPIVREYPDVFPDELLGLPPRRQVKFTIELISGTSPVSKALYHITPKELEELKV, via the exons ATGGAGTACGATGCAGAATTTAATCGGTTAGCGGAGCATTGTCCTCATCTTGTTGCTCAGGATAGCAATCGGTTAGATCAGTTCACCCAGGGCCTTACAGCTTATATCTGTGTCAAGATGTCAGGTTTTACTCCTAGCACTTACCTGGAGGCATTAGATCGAGCTTTGGTTATTGAGATGACACA ATTGTCAGTTCATCGGATGCATGGATTAGCGGTATCTTTACCCTCGGGAGATATACTAAATATCAGTCAGGAGATTAAAGAATGCCCATTGGAATTCAAGAGCCAAACACTTATGGTGGACTTACAGGTTTTGGATATGCTAGAATTTGACattattttgggtatggattggtTGGCAAAGTATTATACCACCGTCGACTGCAGCGTGAGAGTAGTTACATTTAGACCTCCAGGTCAACCATCTTGGGTATTTATGGGTACCAAGGATGATGGGATTTCTATTATCTCAACACTGCAAGCTCGAAGATTATTGTTCCAAGGTTGTCAGGAGTATTTGTTATCTATGATTAAGGTTGATCAGGATCATACTTCACAGCCTTCGGACATTCCGATAGTTCGAGAATACCctgatgtatttccagatgaatTACTTGGCCTGCCCCCAAGAAGGCAAGTGAAGTTCACGATTGAGTTGATTTCAGGGACATCACCGGTATCAAAGGCTCTGTATCACATAACACCTAAAGAATTAGAGGAGCTGAAGGTGTAG